The Papaver somniferum cultivar HN1 chromosome 3, ASM357369v1, whole genome shotgun sequence genome includes a region encoding these proteins:
- the LOC113355746 gene encoding protein WALLS ARE THIN 1-like produces the protein MADDTGTKRSCNVPEKTKLHMAMLALQFGYAGFHVVSRFALNMGISKIVFPVYRNIIALILLVPFAYFLEKKDRPALTASLLLQFFFLALIGITANQGFYLLGLDHTSPTFASAIQNSVPALTFLMAVALRIEQVRLNRKDGVAKVLGTVSCVAGAMVITLYKGPTLFGPAPIHQQTPVLLTLGDANGKNWTLGCIYLIGHCLSWSAWLVLQSPILKKYPARLSVTSYTCFFGVVQFLAIAAFFERNAQAWLVHTKGELFSVFYAGFVASGIAFAVQIWCIDRGGPVFVAVYQPVQTLVVAIMASIALGEQFYLGGIIGAVLIITGLYLVLWGKSAEQKFIKRTETIPSTNGEHGDNRTANRTKSSLAQPLLNSTAENV, from the exons ATGGCTGATGATACCGGAACAAAGAGATCATGTAACGTACCCGAGAAAACCAAATTGCATATGGCCATGTTGGCCTTGCAATTTGGTTATGCTGGATTTCACGTAGTTTCTAGGTTTGCCCTTAATATGGGCATAAGCAAAATTGTGTTCCCTGTTTATAGGAACATTATTGCTTTGATTCTACTAGTACCCTTTGCCTATTTCCTTGAAAA GAAGGATAGACCTGCTCTAACTGCCTCCCTACTTCTTCAGTTTTTCTTTCTTGCACTTATTGG AATTACTGCTAACCAAGGATTCTACTTGTTGGGTTTGGATCATACTTCACCAACATTTGCGTCGGCTATACAAAACTCTGTACCAGCCTTAACCTTTCTCATGGCTGTTGCTCTCAGGATAGAACAAGTTCGGCTAAACCGTAAAGACGGTGTCGCCAAAGTGTTAGGAACGGTATCTTGTGTAGCCGGAGCCATGGTCATAACTTTATACAAAGGTCCAACCCTTTTTGGGCCAGCACCAATACACCAGCAAACACCAGTACTACTAACACTTGGAGATGCCAACGGGAAGAACTGGACCTTGGGTTGTATTTACCTTATTGGTCATTGTCTTTCTTGGTCTGCTTGGTTAGTTTTACAATCTCCAATCCTCAAGAAATACCCTGCTCGTCTATCCGTTACTTCCTACACATGTTTTTTCGGTGTCGTTCAATTTCTTGCCATCGCTGCATTTTTCGAGAGGAATGCTCAAGCTTGGCTTGTCCATACCAAGGGTGAACTGTTCAGTGTATTTTACGCG GGGTTCGTGGCATCCGGGATCGCGTTCGCTGTTCAGATATGGTGCATAGACAGGGGAGGCCCGGTGTTCGTGGCTGTGTATCAGCCTGTTCAGACGTTAGTTGTCGCTATTATGGCTTCCATCGCTCTGGGTGAACAGTTTTACTTAGGAGG GATTATTGGTGCCGTATTGATCATAACTGGACTGTACTTGGTTCTGTGGGGAAAGAGTGCAGAACAGAAGTTCATCAAACGAACGGAGACCATTCCATCAACAAATGGGGAGCATGGAGACAACAGGACAGCAAACCGAACCAAATCATCACTTGCGCAGCCACTACTAAATTCAACTGCTGAAAATGTATGA